In Zingiber officinale cultivar Zhangliang chromosome 8B, Zo_v1.1, whole genome shotgun sequence, a single genomic region encodes these proteins:
- the LOC122014185 gene encoding uncharacterized protein LOC122014185, translating to MLHSLVRRHALRPSFQLRLVFFSTGTFASSSGGTSSPDPHFMVDYLVNSCGFSADGASKVSKSLPPFPSTEKPDAVIRFLRSQGFDGANLRKTIAWSPTVLGCDVEASLAPKFKFLRDLGLSESDVIDVVMQHPIIMGHNLQNSLIPKLKVWESLFGSREVLLKNLRKRNWFLSNNIEKVRPNLNFLRDECGIPEARISLVFKRHPSFIVQNPDSLRALVDRVEGMGISRESGMFVWILDVLQGVSREKFENQVKLMNSFGWSNSDVIAAVKKFPHFLSLSTEVLQRKMEFLIKDVGMAPLDIAKQLVFLALSLEKRHDDVSSLSSVLQPDLAEKDLFQELISRAAKT from the exons ATGCTTCACTCCCTGGTCCGCCGCCATGCCCTCCGCCCATCGTTCCAGCTCCGTCTCGTTTTCTTCTCCACCGGCACTTTCGCCTCCTCCTCAGGCGGCACCTCTTCTCCCGATCCCCACTTTATGGTCGACTACCTCGTGAACTCATGCGGGTTCTCTGCGGACGGTGCTTCAAAGGTCTCCAAGTCGCTTCCCCCTTTTCCGTCCACCGAGAAGCCCGACGCTGTTATTAGATTCCTCAGATCTCAGGGCTTTGACGGCGCTAATCTCAGAAAGACAATAGCTTGGAGTCCGACAGTGCTCGGCTGTGATGTGGAGGCGAGCCTCGCTCCAAAGTTCAAATTTTTGCGCGACCTAGGATTATCTGAGTCCGACGTCATCGATGTCGTTATGCAGCATCCCATTATTATGGGCCACAACCTTCAGAACTCGCTTATTCCCAAATTGAAGGTTTGGGAAAGTCTCTTTGGATCGAGGGAGGTCCTCCTCAAGAATCTCCGGAAGCGTAATTGGTTTTTGAGCAACAATATTGAGAAAGTACGCCCTAACTTGAACTTCTTAAGGGATGAATGTGGTATTCCTGAAGCGCGGATTTCTCTTGTTTTTAAAAGACATCCAAGCTTCATCGTGCAGAACCCAGATTCGCTCCGGGCTTTGGTGGATAgagttgaggggatgggaatttcCCGGGAGTCTGGGATGTTCGTCTGGATCCTTGATGTGCTGCAGGGGGTCAGCAGGGAAAAATTTGAGAACCAAGTCAAGCTCATGAACAGCTTTGGTTGGTCGAACTCAGATGTCATTGCTGCAGTCAAGAAATTCCCACATTTTTTATCCCTTTCCACAGAGGTTTTGCAGAGAAAGATGGAATTTTTAATCAAGGATGTTGGTATGGCACCTTTAGACATTGCTAAGCAGTTAGTGTTTTTAGCATTGAGTCTGGAAAAGAG ACATGACGATGTTAGTTCTCTGAGTTCCGTTTTGCAACCTGATTTAGCTGAAAAGGATTTATTTCAGGAACTTATCAGTCGTGCTGCCAAG ACATGA